One segment of Babesia bigemina genome assembly Bbig001, chromosome : II DNA contains the following:
- a CDS encoding 26S proteasome AAA-ATPase subunit RPT4a, putative produces MASESVNPEPDGENREVIRQFVKKVREHRDIDNRLKKLRADIKALGIKDDQTEDDLKALQSIGQIVGHVLRAIDHGKFLVKASSGPRYVVYCKTKIDPSTLVPGSRVALDMTTLTIMRKLPREVNPVVFNMLNESLSTKEEKQTLGYHSIGGLDKQIREMRESIELPLRNPFLFKRVGVKPPKGVLLYGPPGTGKTLMAKALAASMDCHFLKVVASAVVDKYIGESARIIREMFGYAKDHQPCIIFMDEIDAIGGKRFSQGTSADREIQRTLMELLTHLDGFDDLGQVKIIMATNRPDVLDPALMRPGRIDRKIEIPLPNESSRVDILKIHSSKLNKKGNIDYVAICRLCDGFNGADMRNICTEAGIFAIRAMRDYVVEEDFFKAARKLTETKKLEGTLNYEKV; encoded by the exons ATGGCTTCCGAATCTGTGAATCCGGAGCCAGATGGCGAGAATCGAGAGGTTATTCGCCAGTTTGTCAAAAAGGTCAGGGAGCATCGAGATATCGACAACCGTTTGAAGAAAC TACGAGCCGATATAAAAGCCCTGGGCATTAAGGATGACCAAACAGAAGACGATCTGAAAGCCTTGCAAAGTATCGGTCAAATTGTGGGCCATGTGTTGCGTGCAATAGACCACGGAAAGT TTCTCGTCAAGGCATCCAGTGGACCCCGCTATGTGGTGTACTGTAAGACAAAGATTGACCCTTCAACGTTGGTTCCCGGCTCTCGTGTGGCGTTGGATATGACTACTCTGACGATAATGCGAAAGCTCCCCAGAGAAGTAAACCCTGTGGTTTTCAACATGTTAAATGAATCTTTAAGCACAAAAGAGGAGAAACAGACGctgggataccacagcatCGGAGGACTTGACAAACAGATCCGTGAGATGCGTGAGTCCATCGAGTTGCCGCTTAGGAATCCGTTCCTGTTCAAGCGCGTAGGCGTAAAACCGCCCAAAGGGGTTTTGCTTTACGGACCTCCCGGCACGGGCAAAACCTTGATGGCTAAGGCTCTGGCGGCGTCCATGGATTGCCACTTTTTGAAGGTTGTGGCTTCTGCCGTTGTTGACAAGTATATTGGGGAGTCTGCAAGGATCATCAGAGAGATGTTCG GTTATGCAAAGGACCATCAACCGTGCATCATATTCATGGACGAGATCGATGCCATCGGAGGAAAGCGTTTTTCGCAGGGAACATCGGCGGATCGTGAGATCCAGCGCACGTTGATGGAGTTACTCACCCATCTCGACGGTTTTGACGATCTTGGTCAGGTCAAGATAATCATGGCCACCAATAGGCCTGACGTCTTGGATCCCGCCCTCATGCGCCCCGGACGCATAGATCGTAAGATAGAGATCCCTCTTCCGAATGAGTCTTCTCGCGTGGACATTCTGAAAATCCACAGCAGCAAGCTGAACAAAAAGGGCAATATTGACTATGTCGCAATCTGCCGTCTTTGTGACGGGTTTAATGGAGCTGACATGCGGAACATATGCACGGAAGCTGGCATTTTTGCCATCCGTGCAATGCGAGATTACGTGGTCGAGGAAGACTTCTTCAAGGCTGCCAGGAAGCTAACGGAGACCAAGAAATTGGAGGGTACTCTGAACTACGAGAAAGTGTGA